The nucleotide window CGAAGCTGAGCTTCGCGTGCGTCTCATGGAGCTTTCCCCAAGAGGGATGCCCCGATTCGCAACGTCCCCCTCCCGCACGCGAAGCCAAGCTTCGCGCTACACTGCCGCGCGCCCGACGAAAGATCCGCGAAAATTTTCGATTGCCAATATACCAATAGGGGGTATATGTATATGCATGAAGCGCGACGACAAATCCCGCAAACCCCTTCTCACCCGCGTCAACCGCATCGCCGGGCAGGTGCAGGGCGTGGCCCGTATGATCGAGGAAGACCGCGACTGTGCCGAGGTGCTCAATACCATCTCCGCCATCCATTCCGCCTTGCGCGGCCTTGAATCCACCCTTCTCGAGGATCACGTCCGCCATTGCGTCTGTGATGCCGCCAAGGAGCCGAAGCGACTCGAACAGCGCCTCGATGAAATCATCACCCTCTACAAGCGCCGCTTGGCCTGATTGCCATGAAACAACCTTCCTGCCACACTCCTGAACCCGTGCCATCCTGCTGTGGTGGCAAACCCCAACCGGTGGAAACTTCCGCGCCCAATCCCTCCTGCTGCGGTGGTGGTGGCGAAGAATCCGCTCCCTCCTGCTGCGCGCCTCCTTCTTCCGGGAAGAAGCGCATCGATTGGCTTTTCTGGGCGTCCATAGCTCTTGTGGCCATCGGCATGGCCGGGCACCTCTGGTTTCCCGCGGGGCCGAAGTGGTGGCACGAGTTCTCGCACGGCACCTATGAAATGATGATGAAGGCCTGGTGGGGGATTCTCGCCGGTATCATCGCCGTCGGGGTGATCGGTCGGCTGCCGCGTGAACTCGTGCTCGGCTTGCTCGGCAAGGGCGGCAGCTTCTCCGGCATTCTCCGCGCGACCTTCGCCGGTACGCTGCTGGACCTGTGCAACCACGGCATCCTGCTGGTAGCGATGCAGCTCTATCGCAAGGGTGCTTCGCTTGGGCAGACGTTGGCCTTCCTGATCGCCAGCCCGTGGAACTCACTCTCGGTCACGCTCTTGCTCGCGGCCATGATCGGCTGGAAATGGACCGTCGCCTTCCTGCTGCTGTCGATGATCATCGGCATCATCACCGGTTGGATCGTGGACAAGCTGGTGAAAGCCGGACGTCTGCCCGCGAATCCGAACGCCCATGAACTGCCCTCCGACTTCCGATTCGGCCCGGCGTTCCGCACCGCGATGAGCGATCTCAAGCCGACCCCCTCCAATCTCGGCCACATGCTGAAGGACGGTCTCGCGGAGTCGAAAATGATCCTGCGCTGGATTCTGTTCGGCATCGCCCTCGCGGCTTTGATCCAGGCCTTCGTGCCGGATGATGTGTTCTCCAGGTTCTTCGGCCCCAGCTTGATAGGCCTCTTCATCACCTTGATCGCCGCCACCGTCATCGAGGTCTGCTCGGAAGGCTCCAGCCCC belongs to Luteolibacter ambystomatis and includes:
- a CDS encoding metal-sensitive transcriptional regulator, giving the protein MKRDDKSRKPLLTRVNRIAGQVQGVARMIEEDRDCAEVLNTISAIHSALRGLESTLLEDHVRHCVCDAAKEPKRLEQRLDEIITLYKRRLA
- a CDS encoding permease, with product MKQPSCHTPEPVPSCCGGKPQPVETSAPNPSCCGGGGEESAPSCCAPPSSGKKRIDWLFWASIALVAIGMAGHLWFPAGPKWWHEFSHGTYEMMMKAWWGILAGIIAVGVIGRLPRELVLGLLGKGGSFSGILRATFAGTLLDLCNHGILLVAMQLYRKGASLGQTLAFLIASPWNSLSVTLLLAAMIGWKWTVAFLLLSMIIGIITGWIVDKLVKAGRLPANPNAHELPSDFRFGPAFRTAMSDLKPTPSNLGHMLKDGLAESKMILRWILFGIALAALIQAFVPDDVFSRFFGPSLIGLFITLIAATVIEVCSEGSSPIAADLITRGAAPGNAFTFLMAGAATDYTEIVVLRQTTGSWKAALILPLLTTPQVLIIGWLLNQGW